The proteins below are encoded in one region of Sminthopsis crassicaudata isolate SCR6 chromosome 1, ASM4859323v1, whole genome shotgun sequence:
- the CRELD1 gene encoding LOW QUALITY PROTEIN: protein disulfide isomerase CRELD1 (The sequence of the model RefSeq protein was modified relative to this genomic sequence to represent the inferred CDS: deleted 2 bases in 2 codons) gives MAPVLWRSLVPILPWCLCLFLSFPVPAWLQSQPCHTCRELVHSFSKGLERTVRDNFGGGNTAWEEEKLSKYKDSETRLVEVLEGVCSKSDFECHRLLEQSEELVETWWFHKQHQAPDLFQWLCMDSLKVCCPPGTYGPPVRVTCPGGTEKPCSGNGHCDGEGTRQGSGRCDCQLSYGGPTCAQCGDGYYEATRNSSHLVCEACFGPCSRCSGPKEGNCLRCKQGWALHQQKCVDIDECGTEMATCKANQFCVNTDGSYECRDCAKACAGCMGAGPARCKRCSAGYRREGAKCLDVDECEGQEEVCTGPHELCENTDGSYRCACVEGYERGQEGCVPRQLEEPKPGGFFSEVTDDEVVVLQQMFFGVIICALATLAAKGDMVFTAIFIGAVAAMAGYWLSERSDRVLDGFIKGR, from the exons ATGGCCCCAGTTCTCTGGAGAAGCTTGGTTCCCATCCTGCCATGGTGTCTGTGCCTCTTTTTGAGCTTCCCAGTCCCTGCGTGGCTCCAGTCACAGCCCTGCCACACCTGCCGGGAA CTGGTCCACAGCTTCAGCAAG GGCTTGGAACGGACAGTCCGG GACAACTTTGGAGGAGGGAACACTGCCTGGGAGGAGGAGAAGCTGTCCAAGTATAAGGACAG TGAGACCCGGCTGGTGGAGGTGCTGGAGGGCGTGTGCAGCAAGTCCGACTTTGAATGTCACCGACTCCTGGAGCAGAGTGAGGAGCTGGTGGAGACGTGGTGGTTCCACAA GCAGCATCAGGCCCCCGATCTCTTCCAGTGGCTTTGCATGGACTCCCTAAAGGTTTGCTGCCCTCCCGGAACCTATGGCCCTCCTGTCAGGGTGA CCTGTCCCGGGGGCACGGAGAAGCCTTGCAGTGGTAATGGGCACTGTGACGGGGAGGGCACCCGACAGGGCAGTGGGCGCTGTGACTGCCAGCTCAGCTATGGGGGCCCCACCTGTGCCCAGTGTGGGGACGGTTACTATGAAGCCACTCGAAACTCCAGCCACCTGGTATGTGAGG CTTGCTTCGGCCCCTGTTCCCGTTGCTCGGGCCCCAAGGAGGGCAACTGTCTTCGCTGCAAACAAGGTTGGGCCTTGCACCAGCAAAAGTGTGTGG acaTCGATGAGTGTGGGACAGAGATGGCCACCTGCAAAGCCAACCAGTTCTGCGTGAACACGGATGGGTCCTATGAGTGCCGAG ATTGTGCCAAAGCCTGCGCTGGCTGTATGGGGGCAGGGCCTGCCCGGTGTAAGAGGTGCAGTGCGGGCTACCGCCGAGAGGGAGCCAAATGCTTGG ATGTGGACGAGTGTGAGGGTCAGGAGGAGGTGTGCACGGGCCCCCACGAGCTCTGTGAGAACACGGACGGAAGCTACCGGTGCGCCTGTGTGGAGGGCTACGAGAGAGGCCAGGAGGGCTGTGTGCCACGGCAGCTGGAAG aGCCCAAGCCAGGAGGCTTCTTCTCCGAGGTGACCGACGATGAGGTGGTGGTCTTGCAGCAGATGTTTTTTGGTGTCATCATCTGTGCCCTGGCTACACTGGCAGCCAAAGGTGACATGGTCTTCACTGCCATCTTCATCGGGGCTGTGGCTGCCATGGCCGGATACTGGCTGTCAGAGCGTAGTGACCGTGTGCTGGACGGCTTCATCAAAGGCAGATAG